The region AGTTATTATGATACCTTGTATGATAAAAAATTTGCTGTCATGATGCTTTGTGATGATTGAACTGCTTGCCCTGTTGTATTGCTCTTGATTGTATTTACTGTTGCAGCCTTGATGAATGATGCTTTGATCTATTATGCTTGATGTAGAATGTTAGGTTTGGATATGTTGGCGACAACTGATGTTTTACTGAGGGCTTATGAATGACAAGTTTGTTTGTATGATCATTGCAATTGGGTGCATGTGAATGGTTGCATTTCTTGTAAATGTTTGCATCATTAATATGATGTTAGGTCTGCTATGTGCATATGCGGGGTGAAATGCTTGATGACAGGGTTGCAACATTATTGATGTGCATATGCGTGGACTGGCTGGCTACAATGTATGGCGCATAATTGTTGGTTGCTACAGCCTGTTGTGAAATTTTTATGCTTAGCATGATGATTGGAAATGTGCAGCTTGATCTGTTACATGTTATGATGATGTGTTAGGTCTTCTATGATGCTTGTTTCTGCAGGTTTTGTGTGGTGCTGCAGTAGGATAGCCATGGCTTGTTTCTGCAGGTTTTGTGTGGTCTGCTATGATGCATGGTTTTGCAGGTTTTGTGTTAGGTTTTTTGTTCATGATTTCCTTTTATTGCCTTGGTTTGGTTTGGTCATGTATGGTGCATTGTTATGTCACTTGTTTGGTGCATTGTTATGTCACTTGTGATAAGATATTAAGTGAACTATATGCATACTCAATTAAGTGCAGTTTAAATATTATGCAGTAAATTAACAAACagtatatgtatatatatttgcaGTCTGAAAATAATCCATTGATGGCGATGCCTATAGCAAATCCATCTCAAACTATTGATTTGGACAAACATGAAGATGGTAATgttcaaaagaaaaagaaaaggaaagtTGGAGAAGGTTGTGATTCTAATGCTAATGATTCTAATGATGGAGATTCAGGTAAACAAAAACCTTGTAGGCCTAAATCTTGGGTTTGGGATCATTTTACAAGAGACACTTTGGGTACTCGTGCTAAGTGTAATTGGTGTACGAAGTCGTATGCTGCTGATTCACACAAAAATGGAACCACCAATTTAAATAACCATTTGTTGCATCAATGTAAAAATATTCCCAAGAGTGTTCTTGATCCTACTCAAACCACTCTTAGCCTTCAAGAAGGCGGTAAAGCAACTAGTAATAATACACTTGTTGGTATCCATTTTGATGTTGAATTATGTAGACAAGCTTTAGCTAGAATGATAATTGTGGATGAGTTGTCTTTTTCGTTTGTTGAAAATGAAGGATTTCGTTATTTTATGAGTGTTACACAACCTAGGCTCCCACTTCCGGGAAGGATTTCAATTGCTAGGGATTGTTTGAGTCTTTACATGAGTGAAAAACATAAGTTTAGAGACTTGTTTACTAAAACAAATCAAAGTGTCTGTCTAACAACTGATACTTGGACTTCCGTGCAAAATATTAATTATATGGTTCTTACTGCGCATTTCATTGATCAAGACTGGAAGTTGCGTAAAAGAATTCTCAATTTTTGTCCAATAACATCTCATAAGGGAGAGATAATTGGGAAAAAGATTGAAAAGTGTTTGGAGGGTTGGATGATAGATAAGGTTTTCACCATCACAATTGATAATGCTGCTTCAAATGATGTTGCTATCTCTTACCTAAAAAATAGAATGGAGGATTGGAATTCACATCCATTAAAAGGAGAGCATTTACACGTCAAATGTTGTGCCCACATTCTTAACCTTGTTGTCAATGATGGGTTAAAGTTGAAGAAAATGCATTCTTCAATTTCCAAAATTAGGAGTGCGGTTCGATATGTTCGTCAGTCACCTGGCCGTTTAGATAGGTTTAGGACATGTATTAAAGAAGTTAGGATACAAGACAAGTCTACAGTGTAATATGATTGTCCCACTAGGTGGAACTCCACATACCTTATGCTTGAAAGCGCATTGAAGTTTCAAAAGGCCTTTAAAAGATTAGGTGAGAAGTGTGTTGAGTATGCGATGTTGGAAGGTGGTATCCCAAATAATGAGGATTGGGATAATGCCAAGtgttttgtgaaatttttgaagttgtttttTGAAATCACTACAAAGGTGTCAGGTTCAACTTATGTAACATCTTCTACATATTTCATGGAACATTGTAAGATATTGGGGGCATTGAAGACTTGGACGGAATATCATAAAGATGACCCATTACTTACAAATATGGATAATGCTATGAACGAAAAATATAATAAGTATTGGGGGGATGTCATAAAGATGAATAAGCTAGTCTTTATTGCTGTCATTTTTGATCCTCGGCGTAAGTTCCAGTTTATTCGGTGGGGATTGGATAAGTTTTATGATAAGGAAGTTGCTGATTCTCTGTGTGATAAGGTGAGGCAAACATTAAACAAAATGTTTGAAAGCTATAGTCTTTTCTTAAGTAAAGGCCAAGTCGAAAGTGATGCACAAGAAATAGAGCTATCAGAATTTGTTACATCTTCTGATCATATGGATGATCAATTTGAGAAGGACATGGACCAAGATTcaaatttaaataaaaatgaaGTGGATTTGTATCTCATGGAGACGAGGGAGAAGAAAAGTCAAGATTTTGACATCTTGAATTGGTGGAAGGTAAATTCCACCAAATACCCTACTCTTGGTATAATGGCTAGAGATATCTTGGCTATGCCAATATCTACTGTTGCTTCGGAGTCTGCTTTTAGCACCGGGGGTAGAGTTCTTAGTTGTTATAGGAGCTCTCTTACACCAAACACTGTTGAAGCTTTGATATGTGCACAAAATTGGTTAAGATCTTCCCCTTTGAAAGTGGATATTGAAGAGCACTTGGAAGACTTGGAGAAGCTCGAACAAGGTATATATAAATTTGTAAACTTTATTTGTTCATGATTCTATTTTATTCAATTGTTTGTTTTGTCTAACATTTGTTAatatatttgatatatttttagAAATGGCTCCGATCCCGCAACTAAATGAAGGATTTTCTGATATTGAATCTGATTAGTATACGTGCTTGAAAAGATGTTGAAGGATCTCTGTTTGTCGTCAAGAGGTATAATATATTTCTATGCTTTCTTTCTCTTGCATTGTTATTCACTTGGATCTTGAATCGGTTATTCTGATTTTTGTTCAGGAATGCTCAACCGTAGTTTCAGTTTATCGTTATGAATCGCAGAAATACAGGTTCAGATTTGTTGAAATTTTACTGTTCTTCAGATTTGGTATAAAGATCCTTTATATTTGTATAAGATCATGTTTTACTGTTTTGTTGATTACGTTAAATTGAAACCTAATGAACTTGTTATTGTTGCCATTGCTGCGCAAATCTTAATTCCTGAACTAATAATATCCAAATGTAGTTACTGCTTAATATTAATTCCATGATAGGTAATCAATCAAACAGTTTATCTTTGATGTTATTGTCTGCTGATTTCTTCTAAATTAATTATCGTCACTATGAAATATATTTACTACTTTCTGCATCAAACATTTTTATTGTCCCTACTCTCTGCGTCGGTTGTGTGTATGTCTGAATCTGTGTCATCTA is a window of Lathyrus oleraceus cultivar Zhongwan6 chromosome 6, CAAS_Psat_ZW6_1.0, whole genome shotgun sequence DNA encoding:
- the LOC127095080 gene encoding uncharacterized protein LOC127095080, encoding MTIEKEVSSVAENQFYDDVTMLVWVQLVCSVMVCYVHMRGEMLDDRVATLLMCICVDWLATMSSMMLVSAGFVWCCSRIAMACFCRFCVSENNPLMAMPIANPSQTIDLDKHEDGNVQKKKKRKVGEGCDSNANDSNDGDSGKQKPCRPKSWVWDHFTRDTLGTRAKCNWCTKSYAADSHKNGTTNLNNHLLHQCKNIPKSVLDPTQTTLSLQEGGKATSNNTLVGIHFDVELCRQALARMIIVDELSFSFVENEGFRYFMSVTQPRLPLPGRISIIEKCLEGWMIDKVFTITIDNAASNDVVRQTLNKMFESYSLFLNFDILNWWKVNSTKYPTLGIMARDILAMPISTVASESAFSTGGRVLSCYRSSLTPNTVEALICAQNWLRSSPLKVDIEEHLEDLEKLEQEMAPIPQLNEGFSDIESD